The Porites lutea chromosome 11, jaPorLute2.1, whole genome shotgun sequence genome includes a region encoding these proteins:
- the LOC140952918 gene encoding QRFP-like peptide receptor, with protein MASVPAILLSVLFFVLILIDVTGNMLVCLIVYRRKQMRRPMNYLLVNLAVADILIGVFMLPRHVFHHTFEHPTGTSGNYLCKFITGGVFIWLSAASSGILLIAIATARYFAVVHPLKRRLRLKNKHVLWIMVISWVFACLLTVPSMSAIVYSPSKDFCIEEWAEWYPKRGHVAFVFAVNCLVPIISMTLLYSRVIHKLWNNHEQVTNLVQYARLKARKRVTFMLIVITLVHTLCWSPNYVLYLLIFCVSGFYYGSTAYIITVLLVLLNAAADPLLYMWYMEGFNRGLRSVLYCCHGNRVVGVPTVRKISKTPLELGFSTSVDPN; from the exons ATGGCTTCCGTTCCCGCCATCCTTCTGTCAGTGCTCTTCTTCGTGCTGATTTTGATTGACGTGACCGGGAATATGTTGGTTTGCCTGATAGTTTATCGCAGGAAGCAGATGCGGAGGCCAATGAACTATCTCCTGGTGAACCTCGCTGTAGCTGACATTCTGATTGGCGTATTTATGTTGCCTAGACACGTGTTTCATCATACATTTGAACATCCCACAG GTACATCCGGGAACTATCTATGCAAGTTCATAACAGGTGGTGTGTTTATTTGGCTGAGCGCCGCTTCATCCGGGATATTACTCATAGCTATTGCTACTGCGCGGTATTTCGCGGTGGTCCATCCACTAAAGCGAAGACTCCGCTTGAAGAATAAACACGTCTTATGGATTATGGTCATATCTTGGGTCTTCGCTTGCTTATTAACAGTGCCAAGTATGTCCGCGATTGTTTACAGCCCAAGCAAAGATTTCTGTATCGAGGAATGGGCGGAGTGGTACCCCAAGCGAGGTCACGTTGCCTTTGTATTCGCGGTGAATTGCTTGGTTCCTATCATATCCATGACACTTTTATATTCGAGGGTCATTCATAAACTTTGGAACAACCACGAGCAGGTCACAAATTTGGTCCAATACGCAAGGCTGAAGGCTCGAAAGCGAGTCACATTCATGTTGATTGTCATAACACTTGTGCACACTTTGTGCTGGTCGCCGAATTATGTCCTGTATCTGCTGATTTTTTGCGTTTCCGGATTTTACTACGGTTCAACGGCTTATATCATCACTGTTTTGTTAGTTCTTCTCAACGCAGCCGCTGACCCGCTGCTTTACATGTGGTACATGGAAGGGTTCAATAGGGGCCTGCGAAGCGTACTCTATTGTTGTCATGGTAACAGAGTAGTAGGCGTTCCCACTGTTAGAAAAATCAGTAAAACTCCTCTTGAGCTCGGTTTTTCTACCTCTGTGGACCCAAACTAG